From the Synechococcus sp. Nb3U1 genome, one window contains:
- a CDS encoding MlaD family protein, with amino-acid sequence MRSRAVREGAVGLLILAGALGFAGLFLWIYNLRFGSQGFRFTVTYTNVAGLAQGSSVRLRGVNVGRVERILPQLGLVEVQVAVDQPLAIPRNALFFTSQTGLVGETVMDIFPQTTGDMQALKGSPLAEDCDSSQIVCDGDVVEGTPGVDFGQLLTQMDRLITRVNDDQLFNNLNSTLEGITRVANSVADLSETVEDRVSTLRTEDLDLSQFTTAATAIQEAAGSVNQTARSFQSAADELTGLLEQNRTSLNASLENVQQVSEDLQAISSAVRPLITDPQLHSDVRQIVADVRVASSNVAQATDDLRQISANLNDPGTMATLRQTLDSARVTFQNTQKITADIDELTGDPQFRRGLRDLVLGLSGLVSSVPGDSGDQIQPAAAEYHFRFAPVSFVDVEEETTPRL; translated from the coding sequence ATGCGTTCACGGGCGGTACGAGAAGGGGCGGTAGGGCTCTTGATCCTGGCGGGGGCTTTGGGCTTTGCTGGGTTATTTCTGTGGATTTACAATTTGCGCTTTGGCAGCCAGGGTTTTCGGTTCACCGTCACCTACACGAATGTGGCCGGACTCGCTCAGGGATCCAGCGTGCGGCTGCGAGGGGTGAATGTGGGCAGGGTGGAGCGCATTTTGCCGCAGCTTGGCTTGGTGGAGGTACAGGTAGCGGTGGATCAGCCCTTGGCCATTCCCCGCAATGCCTTGTTTTTTACCAGCCAAACGGGGTTGGTGGGAGAAACCGTAATGGATATTTTTCCCCAAACTACTGGCGATATGCAGGCCCTGAAGGGATCCCCCTTGGCAGAAGATTGCGACAGCAGCCAAATCGTCTGTGATGGGGATGTGGTGGAGGGCACCCCCGGCGTGGATTTTGGCCAGTTGCTCACCCAAATGGATCGGCTGATCACGCGGGTCAACGACGACCAGTTGTTCAACAACCTCAACTCCACCCTGGAAGGGATTACCCGTGTGGCCAACAGCGTAGCCGATCTCTCCGAAACCGTAGAAGATCGCGTCTCCACCCTCCGCACCGAAGATCTGGATCTGTCCCAATTCACCACGGCCGCCACTGCCATCCAAGAGGCTGCTGGTTCTGTCAACCAGACGGCCCGCAGCTTTCAGTCGGCTGCCGATGAGCTCACCGGCCTACTGGAACAAAACCGCACTTCCCTCAATGCCTCTTTGGAAAATGTGCAACAGGTCAGCGAAGATCTGCAGGCTATCTCCAGCGCAGTACGCCCCCTGATTACGGATCCCCAGCTGCACAGCGATGTGCGGCAGATTGTGGCGGATGTGCGCGTTGCCTCCAGCAATGTGGCTCAGGCCACCGACGATCTGAGACAGATTTCCGCCAATCTCAATGATCCGGGCACCATGGCTACCCTGCGCCAAACCCTCGATTCCGCCCGTGTCACCTTTCAAAACACCCAGAAAATCACTGCCGATATCGATGAACTGACCGGGGATCCTCAATTTCGGCGGGGCTTGCGAGATCTGGTGTTGGGGTTAAGTGGGTTGGTTTCTAGCGTTCCCGGCGATTCCGGTGATCAGATTCAGCCTGCAGCAGCAGAGTACCACTTCCGCTTTGCCCCCGTTTCCTTTGTAGATGTAGAGGAGGAAACCACACCAAGGCTGTGA
- a CDS encoding TerC family protein → MSMDAVLAFAQGVIYSFTWTDLFLVVALVFLEAALSADNAVALAALVKHLPTPEQQNRALRWGIVGAYGFRIAIIFAAIWLVEYPPAQFVGACYLLWLAWQHFRGEEAGEEQDLTRHANFWQTLVMVELTDLVFSFDSIAASVAVSRKAWVIILGGILGITLMRYMASLFLRWLDEFSRLEDAAFAIIALVGSTMLFEVFFPHIEIPEWGVMIAVIPLFVWGFSRRMGSEPEEEETPELLELSVPNLIEPKAEAGIPSGFGPVPDRDPTPEPQPD, encoded by the coding sequence ATGTCAATGGATGCAGTCTTGGCTTTTGCCCAAGGGGTGATTTACTCCTTCACCTGGACGGATCTCTTTTTGGTGGTGGCTTTGGTGTTTTTGGAAGCGGCCCTGTCTGCCGATAACGCCGTTGCCCTGGCTGCTTTGGTGAAACATTTGCCTACCCCCGAACAACAAAACCGGGCTTTGCGCTGGGGTATTGTTGGGGCCTATGGCTTTCGCATTGCCATCATCTTCGCGGCGATTTGGTTGGTGGAGTATCCGCCGGCACAGTTTGTCGGGGCCTGTTATTTGCTCTGGCTGGCTTGGCAGCATTTTCGGGGAGAAGAAGCAGGCGAAGAGCAAGATCTCACCCGCCATGCCAACTTTTGGCAGACTCTGGTGATGGTGGAGCTGACGGATTTGGTATTTTCCTTCGACAGCATCGCCGCTTCCGTCGCCGTCTCCCGCAAGGCTTGGGTGATCATCCTCGGGGGTATTCTCGGCATTACTTTAATGCGCTACATGGCCTCTCTGTTTTTGCGCTGGTTGGATGAGTTCTCTCGCCTAGAAGATGCTGCTTTTGCCATCATCGCCCTAGTGGGGAGCACGATGCTGTTCGAGGTGTTTTTCCCGCACATCGAGATCCCGGAGTGGGGGGTGATGATCGCCGTAATCCCCCTATTTGTCTGGGGCTTCTCACGACGCATGGGATCCGAGCCTGAGGAGGAGGAAACCCCGGAGTTACTGGAGTTATCGGTGCCCAACCTGATCGAACCGAAGGCGGAGGCAGGGATCCCCTCTGGGTTTGGCCCCGTTCCTGACCGAGACCCCACCCCGGAACCCCAGCCGGATTAA
- a CDS encoding ABC transporter ATP-binding protein — translation MNGRSQPIHSSTVGELQSSGKSADVTPLVELRQVSKRFGSTVVFDQVDLKVYRGEALGLVGPSGTGKSTLLRIIAGLTEPDSGEVFWCGIPLPEIQAQHQTPPLRVGMVFQQAALFDSLTVEENVGFLLYQHSRLPRSRIRELVAAKLEAVGLAGKEQQLPEELSGGMRKRASFARAIMEDPSLPQDEPQLLLYDEPTAGLDPIASTVIEDLIRDLQQVKKACESYIVVTHQHSTIWRATDRIVLLAQGQVQWQGSVQQIETCDNPFVRQFFSGSVDGPIQVAGQV, via the coding sequence ATGAACGGTCGCAGCCAACCAATCCATTCCTCGACGGTGGGGGAGCTTCAGTCCTCGGGGAAATCTGCGGATGTCACTCCTTTAGTGGAGTTGCGCCAGGTTTCCAAGCGCTTCGGCTCGACGGTAGTATTCGACCAAGTGGATCTAAAGGTGTATCGTGGCGAAGCCCTTGGGTTGGTAGGGCCATCGGGTACCGGGAAATCGACGCTGCTGCGCATCATTGCTGGCCTAACGGAACCGGATTCTGGAGAAGTCTTTTGGTGCGGGATCCCTCTGCCGGAGATTCAAGCCCAACATCAAACTCCCCCTTTGCGCGTGGGCATGGTATTTCAGCAGGCAGCTCTGTTCGACTCCCTGACGGTGGAAGAGAATGTCGGCTTTTTGCTCTACCAACACTCGCGCTTACCCCGCTCTCGCATTCGGGAATTGGTAGCCGCTAAGCTAGAGGCAGTCGGGCTGGCGGGCAAGGAGCAGCAATTGCCAGAGGAACTCTCAGGGGGGATGCGCAAACGGGCCAGTTTCGCCCGCGCCATTATGGAGGATCCCTCCTTACCCCAGGATGAGCCGCAGCTGTTGCTCTACGATGAACCGACGGCGGGATTGGATCCGATCGCTTCCACGGTGATCGAAGATCTGATTCGGGATCTACAACAGGTGAAGAAGGCTTGCGAGAGCTACATCGTCGTTACCCACCAGCACAGCACCATTTGGCGAGCCACTGATCGGATTGTGCTGTTGGCGCAGGGGCAGGTGCAATGGCAGGGATCCGTGCAGCAGATCGAAACCTGTGACAACCCCTTCGTGCGGCAATTTTTCAGTGGTAGCGTCGATGGGCCAATTCAAGTGGCGGGGCAGGTGTGA